Proteins found in one Amycolatopsis aidingensis genomic segment:
- a CDS encoding GGDEF domain-containing protein, whose translation MPFPATWKLWQQHPRVVGYSLACVAAVVLLTAVFARIRPPAQEDLAPLVILAGLGVLQAELGRQVERVRRRLSGSPYITMSSAWTFAAVLVVPPTLVAALVAVLYLHLGLRSWYRLHRVPPFRTTNNACCVILSCYAASAVLLATGVEDMATAISAGWWGAGAVLAALVVQFVVNAVLILPARNDIGRTPRQLFGGWADNGLDLATLCVGVFNGVALTTLPGLVVLAVPVVLLLHRVVLLVSQLEAAATRDGKTGVLNPAGWRTRAEAALARTERARTGLGLLMIDLDHFKQVNDTHGHPAGDAVLKAIATTITRSVRDHNDAVGRYGGEEFVVALPDIEPAGIAIVAERIRHAVSQLAVEAGTEERPRTITGLSVSVGTAASPAGGATLDALIRVADGALYEAKHAGRNRVVPGVSA comes from the coding sequence GTGCCGTTTCCCGCGACATGGAAGCTGTGGCAGCAACATCCGCGCGTCGTCGGCTACAGCCTGGCTTGTGTCGCCGCCGTGGTGTTGCTCACCGCGGTGTTCGCGCGGATTCGGCCGCCGGCCCAGGAAGATCTCGCCCCGCTGGTGATTCTGGCCGGGCTGGGTGTGCTGCAGGCGGAACTGGGCCGCCAGGTGGAGCGGGTTCGGCGGCGGCTTTCCGGCAGCCCGTACATCACGATGAGCTCGGCCTGGACCTTCGCCGCCGTGCTGGTGGTGCCGCCGACCTTGGTCGCGGCCCTGGTCGCGGTCCTCTATCTGCACCTGGGGCTGCGCAGCTGGTACCGGCTGCACCGGGTACCGCCGTTCCGGACCACCAACAACGCCTGCTGCGTCATCCTGTCCTGCTACGCGGCATCCGCCGTCCTGCTGGCCACCGGGGTCGAGGACATGGCGACGGCCATTTCCGCAGGCTGGTGGGGCGCCGGTGCCGTGCTCGCGGCGCTGGTGGTGCAGTTCGTGGTCAACGCGGTACTGATCCTGCCCGCACGGAACGACATCGGACGCACTCCGCGCCAGCTCTTCGGCGGCTGGGCGGACAACGGCCTCGACCTCGCCACCCTGTGCGTCGGCGTGTTCAACGGGGTCGCGCTGACGACCCTGCCGGGACTGGTCGTGCTCGCTGTGCCAGTGGTGTTGCTGCTGCACCGGGTCGTGCTGCTGGTCAGCCAGCTCGAGGCCGCGGCCACCAGGGACGGGAAGACCGGCGTGCTCAATCCCGCTGGCTGGCGCACCCGGGCGGAGGCCGCGCTGGCGCGTACCGAACGCGCACGCACCGGCCTTGGCCTGCTGATGATCGACCTCGATCACTTCAAGCAGGTCAACGACACCCACGGTCACCCGGCAGGCGACGCCGTCCTGAAGGCGATCGCCACCACGATCACCCGTAGCGTGCGCGACCACAACGACGCGGTCGGCCGGTACGGGGGCGAGGAGTTCGTGGTCGCGCTCCCGGACATCGAGCCTGCCGGTATCGCCATCGTCGCCGAGCGCATCCGGCACGCCGTCAGTCAGCTGGCGGTGGAGGCCGGAACCGAGGAACGGCCCAGGACCATCACCGGGCTCTCCGTCTCGGTGGGCACTGCCGCCAGCCCCGCCGGAGGCGCCACGCTGGACGCCTTGATCCGGGTCGCCGACGGCGCCCTGTACGAGGCGAAACATGCCGGGCGGAACCGGGTGGTGCCGGGCGTCTCAGCCTGA
- a CDS encoding DEAD/DEAH box helicase, which translates to MAADRPQHASSSRTHASFAELGVPPALVAALADQGIEKPFPIQAATLPSSLAGRDVLGRGRTGSGKTYAFVLPVLARLAASTTRRQPRRPRALILAPTRELASQIEAAMAPLAEALALRTLTVFGGVSPAPQIAGLRAGVDIVVACPGRLADHLASGHVHLDAVELTVLDEADHMADLGFLPAVRRLLEQTRKGGQRLLFSATLDAGVDVLVRRFLTDPVTHSVDSARSPVTAMRHHVLHVQPDQRFPVLAELASAPERTLVFTRTKHRAKALTRKLVASGVSAVELHGNLGQTARTRNLGAFAAGTATVLVATDIAARGVHVDDVRLVVHADPPVEHKAYLHRSGRTARAGAHGTVVTLMTDDQLADVRELTRKAGITATTTKLDAAHPLLTELAPGERTATPPPAKQPRPVRSGGGGKKRVPAGTGRASGRSSGGRGAPAGEVPGHRSGAAAFSAAPRSRSRRTR; encoded by the coding sequence ATGGCGGCCGACCGCCCCCAGCACGCATCCTCATCCCGTACCCACGCATCCTTCGCCGAACTCGGCGTGCCCCCAGCGCTCGTCGCCGCGCTCGCGGACCAGGGCATCGAGAAACCCTTCCCGATCCAGGCGGCGACGCTCCCGTCCTCACTGGCGGGCCGGGACGTGCTCGGCCGGGGACGCACCGGGTCCGGCAAGACCTACGCTTTCGTGCTGCCGGTACTGGCCCGGCTCGCCGCGAGCACCACCCGGCGACAGCCGCGGCGTCCGCGCGCGCTGATCCTCGCCCCCACCCGTGAGCTCGCCAGCCAGATCGAAGCGGCGATGGCCCCGCTGGCCGAAGCGCTCGCGCTGCGCACCCTGACCGTGTTCGGCGGGGTGAGCCCGGCCCCGCAGATCGCAGGACTGCGCGCGGGGGTCGATATCGTGGTGGCCTGTCCCGGCAGGCTCGCCGACCATCTCGCGTCCGGTCATGTGCACCTCGACGCCGTCGAGCTGACCGTGCTGGACGAGGCCGACCACATGGCCGATCTCGGCTTCCTCCCCGCCGTCCGGCGGCTGCTGGAGCAAACCCGCAAGGGAGGCCAGCGGCTGCTGTTCTCGGCGACCCTGGACGCCGGGGTGGACGTGCTGGTGCGCCGTTTCCTGACCGACCCGGTCACGCACAGCGTCGACTCCGCTCGGTCCCCGGTCACCGCGATGCGGCACCACGTGCTGCACGTACAACCCGACCAGCGGTTTCCGGTGCTGGCCGAGCTCGCCTCGGCACCCGAGCGCACCCTGGTGTTCACCAGGACCAAGCACCGGGCTAAGGCGCTGACCCGTAAACTCGTCGCGTCCGGTGTCTCCGCCGTCGAGCTGCACGGGAACCTCGGCCAGACCGCGCGTACCCGCAACCTCGGTGCGTTCGCGGCCGGTACCGCCACGGTGCTGGTGGCCACCGATATCGCCGCACGAGGGGTCCATGTGGACGACGTCCGGCTGGTCGTGCATGCCGACCCTCCGGTCGAGCACAAGGCGTACCTGCACCGGTCTGGCCGGACGGCACGGGCTGGCGCGCACGGCACGGTGGTCACCCTGATGACCGACGACCAGCTCGCCGACGTGCGTGAGCTCACCAGGAAGGCCGGGATCACGGCGACGACGACGAAGCTCGACGCCGCACATCCCCTGCTGACCGAGCTCGCGCCCGGCGAGCGCACCGCCACCCCGCCACCGGCGAAGCAGCCCCGGCCCGTTCGGTCAGGTGGGGGCGGTAAGAAACGAGTCCCTGCCGGGACCGGGCGGGCGAGCGGGCGGTCCTCGGGCGGCCGCGGTGCCCCGGCTGGCGAGGTGCCGGGCCACCGGTCCGGTGCCGCCGCGTTCTCCGCCGCGCCGCGCTCAAGGAGCCGTCGTACCCGGTGA
- a CDS encoding LysR family transcriptional regulator codes for MDVDTRLVRYFATVAEEGSLTRAAQRLFVSQPALTKQIRRLETQLGVRLFARSRSGMSLTAAGLALAERAPALLVTCDEALRETKSAASGAARVLRIGFLASAANEATQAIITAFGGIRPGWRVEMRQAAWSDPSAGLSDGEVDAALLRLPFPGQDALRVEVLLTEPRWVALPAGHPLAAREEIAFRELWDEPFVAAPAETGAWRDYWLATEERAGHPPRIGATTDQPDAWLQAIANGYGVALAPASAARFYSRPGVCYRPVTGVGPSRVGIAWPPAADTNPVVQDFVRCCREQVRSG; via the coding sequence ATGGATGTGGACACCCGGTTGGTCCGCTACTTCGCCACGGTCGCCGAGGAGGGCAGCCTTACCAGGGCCGCGCAGCGCCTGTTCGTCTCCCAGCCCGCACTGACCAAGCAGATCCGGCGCCTGGAGACGCAGTTGGGTGTCCGCCTTTTCGCCCGGTCCCGCTCCGGGATGTCGCTCACCGCGGCCGGGCTGGCACTGGCGGAGCGGGCACCCGCGCTGCTGGTCACCTGCGACGAAGCGCTCCGGGAAACCAAGAGCGCGGCGAGCGGGGCGGCAAGGGTGCTGCGGATCGGGTTCCTCGCCAGCGCCGCCAACGAGGCGACCCAGGCGATCATCACGGCCTTCGGTGGGATCCGGCCGGGATGGCGGGTGGAGATGCGGCAGGCCGCCTGGTCCGATCCCTCCGCGGGACTGTCCGATGGCGAGGTCGATGCCGCGTTGCTGCGGCTGCCGTTCCCCGGCCAGGACGCCCTGCGGGTGGAGGTGCTGCTCACCGAGCCGCGGTGGGTCGCGCTGCCTGCGGGCCACCCGCTGGCAGCGCGGGAGGAGATCGCGTTCCGCGAACTGTGGGACGAACCGTTCGTGGCCGCCCCGGCCGAGACCGGCGCCTGGCGGGACTACTGGCTGGCCACCGAGGAGCGGGCAGGCCACCCGCCCCGGATCGGGGCGACCACCGACCAGCCCGACGCCTGGCTGCAGGCCATTGCCAACGGCTACGGCGTGGCGCTGGCCCCGGCGTCCGCGGCGCGGTTCTACTCCCGGCCCGGCGTCTGCTACCGGCCCGTCACCGGGGTCGGTCCCAGCCGGGTCGGGATCGCCTGGCCACCCGCGGCCGACACCAACCCCGTGGTCCAGGACTTCGTCCGCTGCTGCCGGGAGCAGGTGCGCTCAGGCTGA
- a CDS encoding DoxX family protein: protein MFTAYLVVTLLTAAANLAAALADFLRAEWILGNMDAYGLPRSWINPLGVLKAAGALGLLAGFAVPALGIAAAAGLVLYFLGAMLTVARARWYRHLGYPGVFLLLAAGSLTLHLLAA, encoded by the coding sequence GTGTTCACCGCATACCTGGTCGTGACCTTGCTGACCGCCGCGGCCAACCTCGCCGCGGCCCTCGCCGACTTCCTCCGCGCGGAGTGGATTCTCGGCAATATGGACGCCTACGGGCTGCCGAGATCCTGGATCAACCCGCTGGGCGTGCTGAAGGCGGCGGGCGCGCTCGGATTGCTCGCTGGCTTCGCCGTGCCTGCGCTGGGCATCGCGGCCGCAGCCGGGCTCGTGCTGTACTTCCTCGGCGCGATGCTCACCGTGGCCCGCGCCCGCTGGTACCGGCACCTGGGGTACCCGGGTGTGTTCCTGCTGCTGGCCGCCGGTTCGCTCACGCTGCACCTCCTCGCGGCGTGA
- the rlmN gene encoding 23S rRNA (adenine(2503)-C(2))-methyltransferase RlmN: MTALPLVFDAPRRGLPPRHLADLTAAERAEAVTELGEKAFRAKQLSHHYFSRLTVDPEVMTDIPAASRQRLVGELMPTLLTEVRALACDDGATRKTLWRAHDGTLLESVLMRYPDRATLCISSQAGCGMACPFCATGQGGLDRNLSTAEIVDQVRSAAAVMRDGLMPGPDGGPAPGRLSNIVFMGMGEPLANYKRVVAAVRRITDPAPAGLGISQRSVTVSTVGLAPAIRKLADERMQVRLAVSLHTPDDELRDELVPVNNRWPVNEVLSAARYYADTSGRRVSIEYALIRDMNDHPWRADLLAQRLREHLGHLVHVNVIPLNPTPGSKWDASPKPVEREFVRRVNAGGVACTVRDTRGQEIAAACGQLAAES; encoded by the coding sequence ATGACTGCCCTTCCCCTGGTTTTCGACGCGCCCCGCCGTGGCCTGCCGCCACGGCACCTCGCCGACCTCACCGCGGCCGAGCGGGCCGAGGCGGTGACCGAACTGGGGGAGAAAGCCTTCCGCGCCAAGCAGTTGTCGCATCACTACTTCTCCCGGCTGACCGTGGACCCCGAGGTGATGACCGACATCCCGGCGGCGTCCAGGCAGCGGCTGGTGGGGGAGCTGATGCCCACCCTGCTGACCGAGGTCCGCGCGCTGGCCTGCGATGACGGCGCCACCCGCAAGACGCTGTGGCGGGCGCACGACGGCACGTTGCTGGAGAGTGTGCTGATGCGCTACCCGGACCGGGCCACCTTGTGCATCTCCAGCCAGGCAGGCTGCGGGATGGCCTGCCCCTTCTGCGCCACCGGTCAGGGCGGGCTGGACCGCAACCTGTCCACCGCCGAGATCGTCGACCAGGTGCGCTCGGCCGCTGCCGTGATGCGGGACGGCCTGATGCCCGGCCCGGACGGCGGCCCCGCGCCGGGCAGGCTGTCCAACATCGTGTTCATGGGCATGGGCGAGCCGCTGGCCAACTACAAGCGGGTGGTGGCTGCGGTCCGCCGGATCACCGACCCGGCGCCGGCGGGGCTGGGGATCTCGCAGCGTTCGGTGACCGTGTCCACGGTGGGCCTGGCACCCGCGATCCGGAAGCTGGCCGACGAGCGGATGCAGGTGCGGCTGGCGGTGTCCCTGCACACCCCGGACGACGAGTTGCGGGACGAGCTGGTGCCGGTGAACAACCGGTGGCCGGTGAACGAGGTGCTGTCCGCGGCGCGGTACTACGCGGACACCAGCGGCAGGCGGGTGTCCATCGAGTACGCCCTGATCCGGGACATGAACGACCACCCGTGGCGGGCCGACCTGCTGGCGCAGCGGCTGCGGGAGCACCTAGGGCACCTGGTGCACGTGAACGTGATCCCGCTGAACCCCACCCCGGGCAGCAAGTGGGACGCCTCCCCGAAGCCGGTGGAGCGAGAGTTCGTGCGCAGGGTGAACGCCGGGGGCGTGGCCTGCACGGTGCGCGACACCCGCGGCCAGGAGATCGCCGCCGCCTGCGGCCAGCTCGCCGCCGAATCCTGA
- a CDS encoding fatty acid desaturase family protein, whose product MMSASAPAGVTAARQRGSDFAELSRTIKQRGLLRRRYGYYTIRIIGTIGAFVAAWVVFGYLGDSWWQMLTAVFLAVVYTQLSFIGHDAGHKQIFHRRRGNDAVGFAHAGLVGLSYGWWVGKHNRHHANPNHEDDDPDLEVPALAFTTDQASAKGGFLRWIAKHQAFLFFPLLLLEGLNLHWSSIKAVWRGEVRSRGLEKALLIAHVGGYLAAVFLVLSPLTAIVFILVHQGLWGVYMGCSFAPNHKGMPTLAEGHSLDFLRKQVLTSRNVRGGRWVDILLGGLNYQIEHHLFPSMPMPSLRRAQPIVRDFCRARGIDYSQCGIVRSYGYVLRHLHAVGAPLRAGAR is encoded by the coding sequence ATGATGTCGGCCAGCGCTCCGGCCGGAGTCACAGCGGCCCGGCAGCGGGGGAGCGACTTCGCGGAACTGTCCCGCACGATCAAACAGCGGGGCTTGCTGCGCAGGCGGTACGGCTACTACACGATACGGATCATCGGCACGATCGGCGCGTTCGTGGCCGCCTGGGTGGTGTTCGGCTACCTCGGTGACTCGTGGTGGCAGATGCTCACCGCGGTCTTTCTTGCCGTGGTGTACACCCAGCTGTCGTTCATCGGGCACGACGCCGGTCACAAGCAGATCTTCCACCGGCGCCGCGGCAACGACGCGGTCGGGTTCGCGCACGCGGGGCTGGTCGGACTCAGCTACGGCTGGTGGGTCGGCAAGCACAACCGTCATCACGCCAATCCCAATCACGAGGACGACGACCCCGACCTGGAGGTGCCCGCGCTGGCGTTCACGACGGACCAGGCTAGCGCCAAGGGCGGTTTCCTGCGGTGGATTGCGAAGCACCAGGCGTTCCTGTTCTTCCCGTTGTTGCTGCTGGAGGGCCTGAACCTGCACTGGTCCAGCATCAAGGCCGTCTGGCGGGGCGAGGTGAGGTCACGCGGGCTGGAGAAAGCCCTGTTGATCGCGCATGTCGGTGGTTATCTGGCCGCAGTGTTCCTCGTGCTCTCGCCGTTGACGGCCATCGTCTTCATCCTGGTGCACCAGGGTTTGTGGGGCGTCTACATGGGGTGCTCGTTCGCCCCGAACCACAAGGGTATGCCGACCCTGGCCGAGGGCCACTCGCTGGACTTCCTCCGCAAGCAGGTGCTCACCTCCCGCAACGTGCGCGGTGGCCGCTGGGTGGACATCCTGCTGGGTGGGTTGAACTACCAGATCGAACACCACCTCTTCCCCAGCATGCCGATGCCCAGCCTGCGCCGTGCCCAGCCGATCGTGCGCGACTTCTGTCGCGCGCGGGGCATCGACTACAGCCAGTGCGGGATCGTGCGTTCTTATGGGTACGTGCTGCGCCACCTGCACGCGGTCGGTGCGCCGTTGCGCGCCGGAGCGCGATGA
- a CDS encoding DUF2631 domain-containing protein, producing the protein MAGKAVERRYAVDPREEPSVDWGWHGRFPKTTRAFGWFIVFGLLVMLIGNHENNTENVWLIGLALGVLGLLLLDLRKQRTAWRK; encoded by the coding sequence GTGGCAGGTAAGGCGGTCGAGCGACGCTACGCCGTTGACCCGCGGGAGGAACCGTCCGTGGACTGGGGCTGGCACGGCAGGTTCCCGAAGACCACCAGGGCATTCGGCTGGTTCATCGTCTTCGGCCTGCTCGTCATGCTGATCGGCAACCACGAGAACAACACCGAGAACGTCTGGCTGATCGGCCTCGCCCTCGGGGTGCTCGGCCTGCTGCTGCTGGACCTGCGCAAGCAGCGCACTGCCTGGCGTAAGTAG
- a CDS encoding DUF5994 family protein encodes MMSGPHTLIATPLVTPPTEVIGPSRPAPRLRLKPEAPTTGYVDGAWWPRSRDLAAELPALLAVLAVRPGRIERVTYNLTAWQQAARRVLIEGHAIRLDGFRSQHPDTVTVIGSDRQRLTLLVVSPDATAVAAHRALTAAARQADVTSIEELLAPRLGAAEAVDAATQRWEMDGGRV; translated from the coding sequence ATGATGTCGGGCCCGCACACACTTATCGCCACACCACTGGTCACCCCACCTACTGAGGTCATCGGCCCGTCCCGGCCCGCGCCGCGGCTGCGCCTGAAGCCGGAGGCGCCCACCACGGGGTACGTCGACGGTGCGTGGTGGCCCCGATCCCGCGACCTGGCCGCCGAACTGCCCGCCTTGCTCGCGGTGCTGGCGGTCCGGCCGGGCCGGATCGAACGAGTGACCTACAACCTGACGGCCTGGCAGCAGGCCGCGCGCCGGGTCCTGATCGAAGGGCACGCCATCCGGCTGGACGGGTTCCGTTCGCAGCACCCGGACACCGTGACGGTGATCGGATCGGACCGGCAACGCCTGACCTTGCTCGTGGTATCCCCAGACGCGACGGCCGTCGCCGCCCACCGGGCGTTGACGGCGGCAGCGCGCCAGGCCGACGTCACGAGTATCGAGGAACTTCTCGCTCCCCGCCTCGGCGCGGCGGAAGCCGTGGACGCGGCGACTCAGCGCTGGGAGATGGACGGGGGTCGAGTCTGA
- a CDS encoding GNAT family N-acetyltransferase has translation MRSKPLLRPANTTGAGTPVLRPPLTTERLILRGWRVEDAPAALAIFGHVAVARWLSPDMDQVPDRSAMRLLLQQWIAETARMAPPAGRWAMQRRSDGRVIGGSILLPLPPGNEDLEIGWQLHPDTWGCGYATEATHALAAWAFRQDVDELFAVVRPGNTRAAATVRRNGMHWVGETDKYFGLMLQLFRLRPADLDSAAPNAQLPPAFRDN, from the coding sequence ATGCGATCGAAACCTCTGCTCCGGCCCGCGAACACGACCGGTGCGGGTACACCGGTACTGCGCCCGCCGCTGACCACCGAGCGATTGATCCTGCGGGGCTGGCGGGTCGAGGACGCACCTGCCGCGCTGGCCATCTTCGGGCACGTCGCGGTGGCGCGCTGGCTCAGCCCCGACATGGACCAGGTTCCCGATCGCTCGGCCATGCGGTTGCTGCTACAGCAGTGGATCGCCGAAACCGCCAGGATGGCTCCGCCCGCCGGCCGCTGGGCCATGCAACGGCGATCGGACGGGCGGGTCATCGGCGGTTCGATCCTGTTGCCGCTCCCGCCGGGCAACGAGGATCTCGAGATCGGCTGGCAACTGCACCCCGACACCTGGGGCTGCGGATACGCCACCGAGGCCACTCATGCCCTGGCCGCCTGGGCGTTCCGGCAGGACGTCGACGAGCTGTTCGCCGTGGTGCGGCCCGGCAACACCCGCGCCGCGGCCACCGTTCGCCGCAACGGCATGCACTGGGTGGGCGAGACGGACAAGTACTTCGGCCTCATGTTGCAGCTCTTCCGGCTCCGGCCCGCCGATCTGGACTCGGCGGCCCCCAATGCCCAGCTGCCGCCCGCGTTCCGCGACAACTGA
- a CDS encoding GAF domain-containing protein, whose translation MAGFGGDRLQQVSGWVSERAASLAAPVSLRLVCETIVARLGMSGAAVTVHNPAGWPETAERTGVLAARLAELEVTVGEGPCLDAHRDGRPVLIADLHAPAAQARWPLFAPLAAEAGAGALFALPMCVGSIGVGVLALHRVQAGELGQAALADSLAFTELAMRLLLDGQAATPAGDGDLPLHNPQLHQATGMVAAQLEVELADAFARLRARAFADRRLLADLAADVVARRFRFER comes from the coding sequence ATGGCTGGCTTCGGCGGCGACCGGCTCCAACAGGTATCGGGCTGGGTGAGCGAGCGGGCCGCCAGCTTGGCGGCACCGGTTTCGCTGCGGCTGGTCTGCGAAACGATCGTCGCGCGGCTGGGGATGAGTGGTGCCGCGGTGACGGTACACAACCCTGCCGGGTGGCCGGAGACCGCGGAACGCACCGGCGTGCTCGCGGCCCGGCTGGCGGAACTGGAGGTCACCGTAGGCGAGGGGCCGTGCCTGGACGCGCACCGGGACGGCCGCCCGGTCCTGATCGCGGACCTGCATGCTCCGGCCGCCCAGGCCCGCTGGCCGTTGTTCGCGCCACTGGCGGCCGAGGCGGGGGCCGGTGCCCTGTTCGCGTTGCCGATGTGCGTCGGTTCGATCGGCGTGGGAGTGCTCGCGCTGCATCGGGTGCAGGCAGGGGAACTCGGGCAGGCGGCGCTGGCGGACTCGCTGGCGTTCACGGAGCTGGCCATGCGACTCCTGCTCGACGGGCAGGCGGCGACTCCAGCGGGGGACGGCGACCTGCCACTGCACAACCCGCAACTACACCAGGCGACCGGAATGGTCGCGGCCCAGCTGGAGGTCGAGCTGGCGGACGCATTCGCCCGGCTGCGGGCGCGCGCGTTCGCCGACCGGCGGCTGCTGGCGGACCTGGCCGCCGATGTGGTCGCTCGCCGGTTCCGGTTCGAGCGGTGA
- a CDS encoding DUF6307 family protein produces the protein MTSNPVFVSRYDQRVKLVQDVLKEHTAHSDEQCRELAVQVLCTLDTIPEKMR, from the coding sequence ATGACCTCGAATCCCGTTTTCGTCTCCCGCTACGACCAGCGGGTCAAGCTCGTGCAGGACGTGCTGAAAGAACACACGGCCCATTCGGACGAGCAGTGCCGTGAACTCGCGGTGCAGGTGCTGTGCACCCTCGACACGATTCCCGAGAAGATGCGCTGA
- a CDS encoding type II toxin-antitoxin system VapC family toxin — protein MRCYVETSAAVKLLVEEPESAALASYLDGQVDDGVELISSVLLETELRRFAVRHDLPQSAVSELLGHFAIADVDRAIFFEAGILPGPQLRSLDALHIAVAVRTESDSIIAYDARQTEAARAVGLRVTAPV, from the coding sequence GTGAGGTGCTACGTCGAGACCTCGGCTGCGGTGAAGTTACTGGTCGAGGAGCCGGAGTCGGCGGCACTCGCCAGTTATCTGGACGGGCAGGTCGACGACGGCGTCGAGTTGATCTCCAGCGTGTTACTGGAGACCGAGCTTCGGCGCTTCGCCGTGCGCCACGACCTGCCCCAGTCCGCCGTCTCCGAACTCCTCGGCCACTTCGCCATCGCCGATGTGGACCGGGCGATCTTCTTCGAGGCCGGCATCCTCCCCGGCCCCCAGCTGCGCAGCCTGGACGCCCTGCACATCGCCGTCGCCGTCCGCACCGAATCCGACTCGATCATCGCCTACGACGCCCGCCAAACCGAAGCCGCCCGCGCCGTCGGCCTCCGCGTCACCGCACCGGTCTGA
- a CDS encoding PadR family transcriptional regulator produces MRAAILALLAEQSRHGYEIIGEIAERSRGLWRPSPGSIYPTLQLMADEGLVRSSEDSGKRLFELTEEGVAVAAQQDSPPWEQIAQDVDPNEVELRNASGALMSAMKQVTRVGSSQQKAKAITVLNEARRSLYGILGEIEEPPAPADT; encoded by the coding sequence GTGCGTGCCGCGATCCTCGCCCTGCTGGCCGAGCAGTCCCGGCACGGCTACGAGATCATCGGCGAGATCGCCGAGCGCAGCCGCGGCCTGTGGCGGCCGAGCCCGGGCTCGATCTATCCCACCTTGCAGCTGATGGCCGACGAGGGCCTGGTGCGCAGCAGCGAGGACTCCGGCAAGCGCCTCTTCGAGCTCACCGAGGAGGGCGTGGCCGTGGCCGCGCAGCAGGACTCCCCGCCGTGGGAGCAGATCGCACAGGACGTCGACCCGAACGAGGTCGAGCTGCGCAATGCCAGCGGCGCCCTGATGTCCGCCATGAAGCAGGTGACCAGGGTCGGCTCCAGCCAGCAGAAGGCGAAGGCCATCACGGTGCTCAACGAGGCCCGCCGCTCGCTGTACGGGATCCTCGGCGAGATCGAGGAACCGCCCGCACCAGCAGATACGTGA
- a CDS encoding type II toxin-antitoxin system Phd/YefM family antitoxin, giving the protein MSRTIPHRELRNNSSAVLREVQAGERIDISNHGEIVAVLVPPNPQHRDSLRVRKARVAGGLSDLPRARIDQPSQEALDDLRGDR; this is encoded by the coding sequence ATGAGCCGCACAATCCCGCACCGGGAACTCCGGAACAACAGCAGTGCCGTACTGCGCGAGGTTCAGGCCGGGGAGCGCATCGACATCAGCAACCACGGCGAGATCGTGGCCGTTTTGGTGCCGCCGAACCCGCAGCACCGCGATTCCCTGCGCGTCCGAAAGGCCAGGGTGGCGGGCGGACTCTCAGACCTGCCGCGCGCCCGCATCGACCAGCCGTCGCAGGAGGCACTGGACGATCTCCGGGGCGATCGGTGA
- a CDS encoding GAF and ANTAR domain-containing protein, with the protein MTDDRLIDTFVELADTLIDDFDVIDFLHLLVDRCVELLAVDAAGLLLADQHGKLQLIASSNEQARLLELFQLQNDDGPCLDAFATGTRVSDPALTRASGRWPRFATAAGDAGFAAVDALPMRLRSEVIGALNLFRARPGELTDNNLRTAQALVHVATIGLLQERSIRHQEVLTEQLQGALNSRVLIEQTKGLLAERLGVDMEGAFAALRGYARNHNLKLRDVAEAVIAGRTGADELLGALRPSSRSGR; encoded by the coding sequence ATGACCGATGATCGGCTCATCGACACGTTCGTCGAGCTGGCGGATACCTTGATCGACGACTTCGATGTGATCGACTTCCTCCATCTGCTGGTGGACCGGTGTGTGGAGCTGCTCGCGGTCGACGCCGCCGGGCTGCTACTGGCCGATCAGCATGGCAAGCTGCAGCTGATCGCGAGCTCGAACGAGCAGGCTCGGCTGCTGGAGTTGTTCCAGCTGCAGAACGACGATGGTCCCTGTCTGGACGCCTTCGCGACCGGGACCAGGGTCAGCGATCCGGCACTGACCCGCGCGAGTGGCCGCTGGCCGCGGTTCGCCACTGCGGCAGGCGACGCGGGGTTCGCCGCGGTCGACGCCCTTCCGATGCGCTTGCGCAGCGAGGTCATCGGCGCGCTCAATCTCTTCAGGGCGCGACCGGGCGAGCTGACAGACAACAACCTGCGGACCGCGCAGGCGCTGGTCCACGTGGCCACCATCGGCCTGTTGCAGGAACGGTCGATCCGGCACCAGGAGGTGCTGACCGAGCAGTTGCAGGGCGCGTTGAACAGCCGGGTACTCATCGAGCAGACCAAGGGCCTGCTCGCCGAACGCCTGGGCGTGGACATGGAAGGCGCCTTCGCCGCGCTCCGTGGCTACGCCCGCAATCACAACCTGAAGCTACGGGACGTGGCCGAAGCGGTCATCGCCGGCAGGACGGGTGCCGACGAGCTGCTCGGTGCCCTGCGCCCGTCGTCCCGGTCCGGGCGGTGA